The following coding sequences are from one Epinephelus fuscoguttatus linkage group LG5, E.fuscoguttatus.final_Chr_v1 window:
- the poldip2 gene encoding polymerase delta-interacting protein 2 isoform X2, translated as MAACALRRGLLSTVSKYNKKHAHRILSVVDSSSGFDGFRPRVQCRACGLSGGVQQRRFMSSRPEGKILETVGVFEAVKQHGKYETGQLFLHSVFGYRGIVLFPWHARLYDRDITPPMSDSKPEPPGAHGSKEVKGKTHTYYQVLIDTRDCPHISQRSQTEAVTFLANHDDSRALYAIPGLDYVSHEDILPYNSTEQIPIQHELFERFLMYNPAKSPPFTARDTLKAWQEKNHPWLELSDVHRETTENIRVTVIPFYMGMREAQNSHVYWWRYCIRLENMGNEVVQLRERHWRIFSLSGTLETVRGRGVVGREPVLSKEQPAFQYSSHVSLQAPSGHMWGTFRIERTDGSHFDVRIPPFSLESNKDDKAPPAGYTF; from the exons ATGGCGGCCTGTGCGTTACGCCGAGGCTTGCTGAGCACCGTCAGTAAATACAACAAGAAGCACGCACACAGAATACTGAGTGTGGTCGACAGCAGCAGCGGGTTTGACGGGTTCAGACCGCGGGTTCAATGCCGGGCATGCGGCCTGTCCGGCGGGGTCCAGCAGAGGAGGTTCATGTCGTCACG GCCCGAAGGGAAGATTTTGGAGACAGTGGGAGTGTTTGAGGCGGTGAAGCAGCATGGCAAATATGAAACGGGACAG cTGTTCCTCCACAGTGTGTTTGGCTACAGAGGCATCGTCTTGTTTCCCTGGCACGCCCGACTCTATGACAGAGACATCACCCCTCCCATGTCTGACAG CAAACCTGAACCTCCAGGAGCTCACGGCTCGAAGGAGGTGAAGGGGAAGACTCACACCTACTACCAGGTCCTGATTGACACCAGGGACTGCCCTCACATA TCTCAGAGGTCTCAGACAGAGGCAGTGACGTTTCTGGCCAACCATGATGACAGCAGAGCTCTGTACGCTATCCCAG GTCTGGATTATGTGAGCCATGAGGACATCCTGCCCTATAACTCCACAGAGCAGATCCCCATCCAGCACGAGCTCTTTGAGCGTTTCCTCATGTACAACCCTGCCAAAT CTCCTCCGTTCACAGCCAGAGACACCCTGAAGGCGTGGCAGGAGAAGAACCACCCCTGGCTGGAGCTCTCAGACGTGCACAGGGAGACCACAGAGAACATCCGAGTCACCGTCATCCCCTTCTACATGGGCATGAGG GAGGCCCAGAACTCCCATGTTTACTGG TGGCGGTACTGTATCCGCCTGGAGAACATGGGCAACGAGGTGGTGCAGCTGAGAGAGAGGCACTGGAGGATCTTCAGCCTGTCAGGAACCCTGGAGACGGTCCGTGGACGAGGAGTTGTAGGCAGG GAGCCGGTGTTGTCTAAAGAACAGCCTGCCTTTCAGTACAGCAGCCATGTGTCTCTACAAGCCCCCAGTGGACACATGTG gGGGACGTTTCGTATCGAAAGGACCGACGGATCCCACTTTGACGTTCGCATTCCCCCTTTCTCCCTGGAGAGCAACAAAGACGACAAAGCCCCCCCTGCTGGCTACACGTTCTAA
- the poldip2 gene encoding polymerase delta-interacting protein 2 isoform X1, giving the protein MAACALRRGLLSTVSKYNKKHAHRILSVVDSSSGFDGFRPRVQCRACGLSGGVQQRRFMSSRNRPEGKILETVGVFEAVKQHGKYETGQLFLHSVFGYRGIVLFPWHARLYDRDITPPMSDSKPEPPGAHGSKEVKGKTHTYYQVLIDTRDCPHISQRSQTEAVTFLANHDDSRALYAIPGLDYVSHEDILPYNSTEQIPIQHELFERFLMYNPAKSPPFTARDTLKAWQEKNHPWLELSDVHRETTENIRVTVIPFYMGMREAQNSHVYWWRYCIRLENMGNEVVQLRERHWRIFSLSGTLETVRGRGVVGREPVLSKEQPAFQYSSHVSLQAPSGHMWGTFRIERTDGSHFDVRIPPFSLESNKDDKAPPAGYTF; this is encoded by the exons ATGGCGGCCTGTGCGTTACGCCGAGGCTTGCTGAGCACCGTCAGTAAATACAACAAGAAGCACGCACACAGAATACTGAGTGTGGTCGACAGCAGCAGCGGGTTTGACGGGTTCAGACCGCGGGTTCAATGCCGGGCATGCGGCCTGTCCGGCGGGGTCCAGCAGAGGAGGTTCATGTCGTCACG GAACAGGCCCGAAGGGAAGATTTTGGAGACAGTGGGAGTGTTTGAGGCGGTGAAGCAGCATGGCAAATATGAAACGGGACAG cTGTTCCTCCACAGTGTGTTTGGCTACAGAGGCATCGTCTTGTTTCCCTGGCACGCCCGACTCTATGACAGAGACATCACCCCTCCCATGTCTGACAG CAAACCTGAACCTCCAGGAGCTCACGGCTCGAAGGAGGTGAAGGGGAAGACTCACACCTACTACCAGGTCCTGATTGACACCAGGGACTGCCCTCACATA TCTCAGAGGTCTCAGACAGAGGCAGTGACGTTTCTGGCCAACCATGATGACAGCAGAGCTCTGTACGCTATCCCAG GTCTGGATTATGTGAGCCATGAGGACATCCTGCCCTATAACTCCACAGAGCAGATCCCCATCCAGCACGAGCTCTTTGAGCGTTTCCTCATGTACAACCCTGCCAAAT CTCCTCCGTTCACAGCCAGAGACACCCTGAAGGCGTGGCAGGAGAAGAACCACCCCTGGCTGGAGCTCTCAGACGTGCACAGGGAGACCACAGAGAACATCCGAGTCACCGTCATCCCCTTCTACATGGGCATGAGG GAGGCCCAGAACTCCCATGTTTACTGG TGGCGGTACTGTATCCGCCTGGAGAACATGGGCAACGAGGTGGTGCAGCTGAGAGAGAGGCACTGGAGGATCTTCAGCCTGTCAGGAACCCTGGAGACGGTCCGTGGACGAGGAGTTGTAGGCAGG GAGCCGGTGTTGTCTAAAGAACAGCCTGCCTTTCAGTACAGCAGCCATGTGTCTCTACAAGCCCCCAGTGGACACATGTG gGGGACGTTTCGTATCGAAAGGACCGACGGATCCCACTTTGACGTTCGCATTCCCCCTTTCTCCCTGGAGAGCAACAAAGACGACAAAGCCCCCCCTGCTGGCTACACGTTCTAA
- the tmem199 gene encoding transmembrane protein 199 has protein sequence MASSFVVGDKFRNKVTQLLENTDSSLPHRLREELEETLNKAEPTTLSFSTARRLKTFLQDKGHPFYLHELLEDSSLHLPEVVKPPRNPELVARLERIKAKLANEEYNRITRNVNTQEINRTGTLADFGRQVRSVKAVVATVFNFLVTVVAAFACSYMGSQYLFTDTAARVLSAVIAASVVGLAELYVLVRTMEGELGEP, from the exons ATGGCGTCTTCATTTGTCGTCGGTGATAAATTCAGAAATAAAGTGACGCAGTTGTTGGAAAACACGGACTCGTCTCTGCCTCACAGACTGAGAGAGGAACTGGAGGAGACTCTGAATAAAGCAGAGCCAACAACTCTGTCCTTCAGCACAGCCAGAAGACTGAAGACATTCCTCCAGGACAAAG GACATCCTTTCTACCTGCACGAGTTGTTGGAGGACAGCTCTCTGCACCTGCCTGAGGTGGTGAAGCCTCCCAGA AACCCAGAGTTAGTCGCACGTCTGGAGAGGATCAAAGCCAAACTGGCAAATGAGGAATACAACAGGATCACACGTAACGTCAACACTCAG gAGATCAACCGCACTGGGACATTAGCAGATTTTGGACGGCAAG TGAGATCAGTCAAAGCGGTGGTGGCGACCGTCTTCAACTTCCTGGTCACAGTGGTCGCTGCTTTTGCCTGTTCGTATATGGGGAGTCAGTATCTGTTCACAGACACCGCGGCG AGAGTATTGTCAGCTGTGATCGCTGCGTCTGTCGTCGGGCTTGCTGAGCTGTACGTGCTGGTGCGGACCATGGAGGGGGAACTCGGGGAACCATAG
- the sebox gene encoding homeobox protein SEBOX: MALFMDSDFSLLKQNQHKDMMDFKALFGETDHCKDVRSEITVSSPEPDRSSSSSSAAAAAALMEGQRKRKRTIFSRAQLSELEQAFAVTPYPDITLRERLAAHTHLPESKIQVWFQNRRARSIKTGRLPKSSKSVLGGRGVVDPPPGPVTSAFLTSTTLADMFRPEQSHSCEDVPQMYSDWIQIYSNPVSSPPASSSLHQQPTLGSSKPPESHHWEEEHHQRQHLGPARPGFLPGSFTQPVSRQPQHSASTRSYQAFRNFKPQTMAPSGAHQAVYGGGAAGGGHTSVDQVVPSHPQPVYWEVTQGQGHHHHHHPHHHHHLQMGPQTSMGYISDLIYNAAIVTNFLEF; encoded by the exons ATGTCCGCAGTGAGATCACGGTGTCCTCTCCGGAGCCGGACcgatcctcctcttcctcctccgccGCTGCCGCCGCGGCTCTGATGGAGggtcagaggaagaggaagaggaccaTCTTCAGCCGAGCTCAGCTGTCTGAGCTGGAGCAAGCCTTCGCTGTGACTCCCTACCCGGACATCACCCTGAGGGAGAGGCTGGCTGCGCACACACACCTGCCCGAGAGCAAGATACAG GTGTGGTTCCAAAACAGAAGAGCCAGAAGTATCAAGACTGGGAGACTCCCCAAGTCCAGCAAGTCGGTCCTGGGAGGTAGAGGAGTCGTTGATCCTCCTCCTGGTCCTGTGACCTCTGCTTTCCTCACCTCGACCACCCTGGCAGACATGTTCAGGCCCGAGCAGAGCCACTCCTGTGAGGACGTCCCACAGATGTATTCTGACTGGATCCAGATCTACAGCAACCCCGTGTCATCGCCGCCAGCTTCCTCATCTCTCCACCAGCAGCCCACACTGGGCTCCTCAAAGCCTCCAGAGTCTCATCACTGGGAGGAGGAGCACCACCAGCGGCAGCACCTGGGACCAGCACGGCCTGGGTTCCTCCCTGGTTCTTTTACTCAGCCTGTCAGCAGGCAGCCTCAGCACTCGGCCTCCACCCGCTCCTACCAGGCCTTCAGGAACTTCAAACCCCAGACGATGGCTCCATCTGGGGCTCATCAGGCTGTGTATGGAGGCGGTGCTGCAGGTGGAGGTCACACCTCTGTAGATCAGGTGGTTCCTTCCCACCCACAGCCGGTGTACTGGGAGGTAACTCAGGGCCAaggacaccaccaccaccaccacccacaccaccatcaccacctaCAGATGGGaccacagacctccatgggaTACATTTCAGACCTGATCTACAACGCTGCCATTGTCACCAACTTCCTGGAGTTCTGA